Proteins encoded together in one Camelina sativa cultivar DH55 chromosome 9, Cs, whole genome shotgun sequence window:
- the LOC104713181 gene encoding zinc finger CCCH domain-containing protein 16 isoform X2, protein MRKELCRNFQRGSCRYGENCKFLHPQQAKPNNPFGFGSQQQPQQQQQQQQKSSNPFGFGVQSGGGGSSRPNQFQPFENTWSRTGSTPNAAGGASAQQTGGKQTQSADHKCTDPAACKRVMQDDFKNERPMWKLTCYGHWKYFPCDVTGDISYEELRAMAYDEAKRGIPLQSIVERERNLQNSKIAEFENFLRNPYKGSVTANQSPFASPTPSIFPPTNQINSSPPAFSGFNQQPAFPNTNAGGLSSSGPLNAFASFSHQSNNQQTTFPNTNAGGVSSSGPSNAFASFNKQPNAFSVNTPQPVPSGPSGFQTQPSVAFKPASFGPGPGLATTPQNNNIFGRQTPTPAPNNSQNNAFNFNVPVASFTAPSVDTTNTSSGTELQIQGDPVDSSIWLKEKWNPGEIPEQAPPDAFV, encoded by the exons ATGAGAAAGGAACTCTGCAGAAACTTTCAGCGTGGCAG TTGTAGGTATGGggaaaattgtaaatttcttcATCCACAACAGGCTAAACCAAATAATCCCTTTGGCTTTGgttcacaacaacaaccacaacaacaacagcagcagcaacaaaaGAGTTCTAACCCTTTTGGATTTGGTGTAcaaagtggtggtggtggttccaGCAGACCCAATCAGTTCCAG CCTTTCGAGAATACATGGTCACGGACGGGTTCTACACCTAATGCTGCTGGTGGTGCTTCTGCGCAGCAGACTGGTGGTAAACAGACGCAGTCTGCAGACCATAA ATGCACAGATCCTGCTGCGTGTAAGCGGGTAATGCAAGATGATTTTAAGAATGAGAGACCTATGTGGAAACTCACATGCTATGGCCACTGGAAATA tTTTCCATGTGACGTTACTGGTGATATCAGCTATGAAGAGCTACGTGCAATGGCATACGACGAAGCTAAACGAGGAATACCTCTACAGTCTATT GTTGAGAGGGAGAGAAATTTGCAAAACTCCAAAATAGCTGAGTTTGAAAACTTTCTGCGGAATCCGTACAAAGGCTCTGTTACCGCCAACCAAAGCCCGTTTGCTTCACCCACTCCTAGTATATTCCCACCAACCAATCAGATCAattcttctcctccagcatTCTCTGGCTTTAATCAACAACCTGCATTCCCAAATACCAATGCTGGTGGACTCAG TTCATCTGGACCTCTGAATGCCTTTGCAAGCTTCagtcaccaatcaaataatcaaCAAACTACATTTCCCAATACCAATGCTGGTGGAGTCAG TTCATCTGGACCTTCGAATGCCTTTGCAAGCTTTAATAAACAACCAAATGCTTTCAGCGTCAATACACCTCAACCTGTTCCTTCAG GTCCCTCTGGTTTTCAAACCCAACCATCAGTAGCATTCAAACCAGCGTCATTTGGACCTGGACCCGGACTCGCCACAACTCCACAAAACAATAACATCTTTGGTCGACAAACTCCAACGCCGGCTCCCAACAATTCCCAGAACAATGCATTTAACTTCAATGTCCCTGTTGCATCTTTCACTGCTCCTTCTGTAGACACAACAAATACATCCTCCGG AACTGAGCTGCAAATACAAGGTGATCCTGTTGATAGTAGTATATGGTTAAAGGAGAAATGGAATCCAGGGGAG ATTCCAGAACAAGCCCCGCCAGATGCCtttgtttaa
- the LOC104713181 gene encoding zinc finger CCCH domain-containing protein 16 isoform X1, giving the protein MRKELCRNFQRGSCRYGENCKFLHPQQAKPNNPFGFGSQQQPQQQQQQQQKSSNPFGFGVQSGGGGSSRPNQFQPFENTWSRTGSTPNAAGGASAQQTGGKQTQSADHKCTDPAACKRVMQDDFKNERPMWKLTCYGHWKYFPCDVTGDISYEELRAMAYDEAKRGIPLQSIVERERNLQNSKIAEFENFLRNPYKGSVTANQSPFASPTPSIFPPTNQINSSPPAFSGFNQQPAFPNTNAGGLSSSGPLNAFASFSHQSNNQQTTFPNTNAGGVSSSGPPNLFASFNQQPNNQQAAFPNTNAGGVSSSGPSNAFASFNKQPNAFSVNTPQPVPSGPSGFQTQPSVAFKPASFGPGPGLATTPQNNNIFGRQTPTPAPNNSQNNAFNFNVPVASFTAPSVDTTNTSSGTELQIQGDPVDSSIWLKEKWNPGEIPEQAPPDAFV; this is encoded by the exons ATGAGAAAGGAACTCTGCAGAAACTTTCAGCGTGGCAG TTGTAGGTATGGggaaaattgtaaatttcttcATCCACAACAGGCTAAACCAAATAATCCCTTTGGCTTTGgttcacaacaacaaccacaacaacaacagcagcagcaacaaaaGAGTTCTAACCCTTTTGGATTTGGTGTAcaaagtggtggtggtggttccaGCAGACCCAATCAGTTCCAG CCTTTCGAGAATACATGGTCACGGACGGGTTCTACACCTAATGCTGCTGGTGGTGCTTCTGCGCAGCAGACTGGTGGTAAACAGACGCAGTCTGCAGACCATAA ATGCACAGATCCTGCTGCGTGTAAGCGGGTAATGCAAGATGATTTTAAGAATGAGAGACCTATGTGGAAACTCACATGCTATGGCCACTGGAAATA tTTTCCATGTGACGTTACTGGTGATATCAGCTATGAAGAGCTACGTGCAATGGCATACGACGAAGCTAAACGAGGAATACCTCTACAGTCTATT GTTGAGAGGGAGAGAAATTTGCAAAACTCCAAAATAGCTGAGTTTGAAAACTTTCTGCGGAATCCGTACAAAGGCTCTGTTACCGCCAACCAAAGCCCGTTTGCTTCACCCACTCCTAGTATATTCCCACCAACCAATCAGATCAattcttctcctccagcatTCTCTGGCTTTAATCAACAACCTGCATTCCCAAATACCAATGCTGGTGGACTCAG TTCATCTGGACCTCTGAATGCCTTTGCAAGCTTCagtcaccaatcaaataatcaaCAAACTACATTTCCCAATACCAATGCTGGTGGAGTCAG TTCATCTGGAcctccaaatctctttgcaagctTTAATCAACAACCGAACAATCAACAAGCTGCATTCCCAAATACCAATGCTGGTGGAGTCAG TTCATCTGGACCTTCGAATGCCTTTGCAAGCTTTAATAAACAACCAAATGCTTTCAGCGTCAATACACCTCAACCTGTTCCTTCAG GTCCCTCTGGTTTTCAAACCCAACCATCAGTAGCATTCAAACCAGCGTCATTTGGACCTGGACCCGGACTCGCCACAACTCCACAAAACAATAACATCTTTGGTCGACAAACTCCAACGCCGGCTCCCAACAATTCCCAGAACAATGCATTTAACTTCAATGTCCCTGTTGCATCTTTCACTGCTCCTTCTGTAGACACAACAAATACATCCTCCGG AACTGAGCTGCAAATACAAGGTGATCCTGTTGATAGTAGTATATGGTTAAAGGAGAAATGGAATCCAGGGGAG ATTCCAGAACAAGCCCCGCCAGATGCCtttgtttaa
- the LOC104713183 gene encoding 50S ribosomal protein L31, chloroplastic-like has translation MAVSLPNSFLQINPCVPSMELRKPAMAALFGGGKGKGKQSARSSSSSNTPVVQITCRKKDLHPEFHEDAKVYCNGELVMTTGGTKKEYVVDVWSGNHPFYLGNRSALMVDADQVEKFRKRFAGLSEIMEIPVLKGEIVMPTKKGKGPGKGKKK, from the exons ATGGCGGTTTCTCTCCCGAACTCGTTTCTTCAAATCAATCCATGTGTTCCTTCTATGGAATTGAGAAAG cCGGCTATGGCGGCATTGTTTGGCGGCGGGAAAGGAAAAGGGAAACAATCGGcgagaagcagcagcagcagcaataCGCCGGTGGTTCAAATAACATGTCGTAAGAAAGATTTGCATCCAGAGTTCCACGAAGACGCCAAAGTTTACTGTAACGGAGAGCTGGTGATGACGACTGGAGGAACTAAGAAAGAGTATGTGGTTGATGTTTGGTCAGGTAACCATCCTTTTTACCTCGGGAACCGCTCGGCTTTGATGGTTGATGCTGATCAAGTTGAGAAGTTTCGTAAGAGGTTCGCTGGGCTTTCTGAGATTATGGAGATTCCTGTTCTTAAAGGTGAGATTGTTATGCCTACTAAGAAAGGTAAAGGTCCTGGCAAAGGCAAGAAGAAATGA
- the LOC104713184 gene encoding uncharacterized protein LOC104713184 has product MKQFEYHGVEAEKAEAMRRYNNRRSFRDMLRLAAVAFLCYLWFSTVAVLLQTVGGLIYRFGSALITDRTVAFVIANLLVVLIFLLSGESDDEKSSCSSGHNEPDLYEQYTSFSPAVTVTAPDEKVVEVDGDSNKQIVPTAEVEEAVTTKKEIVPANVVEYDESSKQIVPAYFPEVDVDEASEEKAVTTTGIYRRTKSEAKKKKSGAVTEYRRTESAKEVEVEMERLSSEEFRLKVESFIMETKRSLIHENDVVQYSSSRSSHDLVASTATSDGYGYGSVSW; this is encoded by the coding sequence atgaagcagtTTGAGTACCATGGCGTTGAAGCGGAGAAAGCGGAAGCGATGAGGAGATACAACAACCGTAGAAGCTTCCGCGACATGCTACGTTTAGCCGCCGTAGCTTTTCTCTGTTACTTATGGTTCTCGACTGTGGCGGTTTTGTTACAAACCGTCGGCGGTTTGATTTACCGGTTCGGATCGGCTTTGATAACCGATCGTACAGTCGCCTTCGTCATCGCTAACCTACTCGTCGTTTTGATCTTCCTTCTCTCCGGCGAGAGCGACGACGAGAAGAGTAGTTGTAGTAGTGGTCATAACGAACCAGATCTCTACGAGCAATACACCTCTTTTTCCCCCGCCGTAACCGTAACCGCCCCCGACGAGAAAGTGGTGGAAGTCGATGGTGACTCGAACAAACAAATTGTTCCGACGGCGGAGGTTGAAGAGGCGGTTACGACGAAGAAGGAGATCGTTCCGGCGAATGTGGTGGAGTACGATGAATCGAGCAAGCAAATCGTTCCGGCGTATTTCCCGGAGGTTGATGTGGATGAGGCTAGTGAGGAGAAGGCGGTTACGACGACGGGAATTTATAGGAGGACGAAATCGGAggcgaagaaaaagaaatcaggGGCGGTGACAGAGTACCGGAGAACGGAATCGGCGAAAGAGGTGGAGGTGGAGATGGAGAGGCTGAGCAGTGAAGAGTTTCGTTTGAAGGTAGAAAGCTTCATAATGGAGACGAAGAGAAGCCTTATTCACGAAAACGACGTCGTTCAATATTCAAGTTCGAGGTCATCACATGACCTCGTTGCTAGTACTGCCACTAGCGATGGCTATGGCTATGGCTCTGTGTCGTGGTAG
- the LOC104713185 gene encoding phosphatidylinositol/phosphatidylcholine transfer protein SFH5 isoform X2 → MSGSLDRLARPCFEGCSSNDERRERRSDFEVSEDEKKTRIGNFNFKKKAAKASSKLRHSLKKKSSSRRRSGDRNFSLTIEDIHDVEELRAVDEFRHLLVSENLLPPTLDDYHIMLRFLKARKFDIGKTKLMWSNMIQWRKDFGTDTIFEDFEFEELDEVLRYYPHGYHGVDKEGRPVYIERLGQVNPTMLMQVTTVERFIRYHVREFEKTINIKLPACCIAAKRHIDSSTTILDVQGVGFKNFSKPARDLIIQLQKIDNDNYPETLHRMFIINGGSGFKLVWATVKQFLDPKTVTKIHVIGNKYQSKLLEMIDASQLPDFLGGTCTCADRGGCMRSDKGPWNDPEILKMVQSGGPLCRHNSALNSFSRMSSSEKPSFSGIKMSDTSTAESGSEVEEMASPKVNRGIRIPKLTPVCEDIRANGRSNPTDSSEYDSPMVDKVVDVAWMAHEKPKASEDYTPSFGKTGLVSHIWMWLTAFLVNLLTLIAAVALPQSKRRIQSETSVHETIARESLPPSPASATTTERNVFSSVVNRLGDLEKQVETLHSKRHEMPPEKEELLNTAVYRVDALEAELIATKKALHEALMRQDDLLAYIDREEDEKYHKKKKVCW, encoded by the exons ATGTCAGGCTCTCTTGATCGACTCGCGAGGCCTT GTTTTGAAGGGTGTTCGAGCAACGATGAGAGAAGAGAACGGAGGTCAGATTTCGAAGTTTCAGAGgatgagaagaaaacaagaatcgggaatttcaatttcaaaaagaaaGCAGCGAAAGCTTCGAGCAAGCTCAGACACTCGCTTAAGAAGAAAAGTAGCAGTAGGAGGAGAAGCGGCGATCGTAATTTCTCTCTCACCATTGAAGACATTCACGATGTCGAGGAGCTCCGTGCTGTTGACGAGTTCCGTCATTTGCTCGTCTCTGAGAATTTGCTTCCTCCTACTCTTGATGATTATCACATTATGTTGAG ATTCTTGAAAGCTAGGAAGTTTGATATTGGGAAAACTAAGTTAATGTGGAGTAATATGATTCAATGGAGGAAAGATTTTGGCACAGACACAATTTTCGAG GATTTTGAGTTTGAAGAGTTAGATGAAGTTCTGAGATACTACCCTCATGGTTATCATGGTGTTGACAAAGAAGGAAGACCTGTTTACATTGAAAGATTAGGACAAGTTAATCCAACTATGCTCATGCAAGTCACTACAGTTGAAAGATTCATTAGGTATCATGTTCGAGAGTTTGAGAAAACTATCAACATTAAGCTTCCAGCTTGCTGCATTGCTGCTAAGAGACACATTGACTCTAGCACAACAATTCTAGACGTCCAAGGCGTG GGATTCAAGAACTTTTCTAAACCTGCGAGGGATCTCATAATCCAGCTGCAAAAGATTGACAATGATAACTACCCTGAG ACACTTCATCGTATGTTCATCATCAATGGTGGTTCTGGTTTTAAGCTAGTTTGGGCCACAGTGAAACAATTTCTTGATCCAAAAACAGTCACGAAGATTCAT GTTATTGGTAACAAGTACCAAAGCAAATTACTTGAGATGATTGATGCAAG CCAGCTGCCAGATTTTCTTGGTGGTACTTGCACCTGTGCCGATCGAGGTGGTTGTATGAGATCTGATAAAGGTCCCTGGAATGACCCAGAGATATTAAAG ATGGTTCAAAGTGGTGGACCGCTCTGCAGGCATAATTCAGCTCTAAACAGTTTTTCTCGTATGTCTTCGAGCGAGAAGCCATCTTTTTCAGGG ATAAAAATGAGTGACACTTCCACAGCGGAATCAGGGTCTGAAGTGGAAGAGATGGCTTCTCCAAAAGTAAATAGAGGGATTCGTATTCCCAAGCTGACTCCTGTTTGTGAAGAT ATTAGGGCCAATGGTAGATCAAATCCTACTGATTCATCAGAGTATGATTCACCAATGGTGGACAAAGTTGTGGATGTTGCTTGGATGGCCCATGAAAAGCCAAAGGCCTCAGAAG ACTATACTCCCAGTTTTGGCAAAACAGGATTGGTTAGTCATATCTGGATGTGGCTAACCGCGTTCCTTGTAAACTTGCTTACGCTTATCGCAGCTGTGGCTCTGCCACAGAGTAAAAGACGCATTCAGTCTGAAACTTCAGTTCATGAAACAATCGCTAGAGAGTCTCTTCCCCCTTCACCGGCTTCTGCAACTACCACAGAGAGAAATGTGTTTTCTTCTGTTGTAAACCGACTAGGAGATCTTGAGAAACAGGTAGAAACACTGCACTCGAAGCGACATGAGATGCCTCCTGAGAAAGAGGAGTTGCTTAACACAGCTGTTTATCGTGTGGATGCACTTGAAGCAGAGCTCATCGCTACAAAAAAG GCTTTGCATGAGGCTTTAATGAGACAAGATGATCTTTTGGCGTACATAGAccgagaagaagatgagaagtaTCATAAGAAAAAGAAGGTGTGTTGGTGA
- the LOC104713185 gene encoding phosphatidylinositol/phosphatidylcholine transfer protein SFH5 isoform X1, with product MSGSLDRLARPCFEGCSSNDERRERRSDFEVSEDEKKTRIGNFNFKKKAAKASSKLRHSLKKKSSSRRRSGDRNFSLTIEDIHDVEELRAVDEFRHLLVSENLLPPTLDDYHIMLRFLKARKFDIGKTKLMWSNMIQWRKDFGTDTIFEDFEFEELDEVLRYYPHGYHGVDKEGRPVYIERLGQVNPTMLMQVTTVERFIRYHVREFEKTINIKLPACCIAAKRHIDSSTTILDVQGVGFKNFSKPARDLIIQLQKIDNDNYPETLHRMFIINGGSGFKLVWATVKQFLDPKTVTKIHVIGNKYQSKLLEMIDASQLPDFLGGTCTCADRGGCMRSDKGPWNDPEILKMVQSGGPLCRHNSALNSFSRMSSSEKPSFSGIKMSDTSTAESGSEVEEMASPKVNRGIRIPKLTPVCEDIRANGRSNPTDSSEYDSPMVDKVVDVAWMAHEKPKASEGSDYTPSFGKTGLVSHIWMWLTAFLVNLLTLIAAVALPQSKRRIQSETSVHETIARESLPPSPASATTTERNVFSSVVNRLGDLEKQVETLHSKRHEMPPEKEELLNTAVYRVDALEAELIATKKALHEALMRQDDLLAYIDREEDEKYHKKKKVCW from the exons ATGTCAGGCTCTCTTGATCGACTCGCGAGGCCTT GTTTTGAAGGGTGTTCGAGCAACGATGAGAGAAGAGAACGGAGGTCAGATTTCGAAGTTTCAGAGgatgagaagaaaacaagaatcgggaatttcaatttcaaaaagaaaGCAGCGAAAGCTTCGAGCAAGCTCAGACACTCGCTTAAGAAGAAAAGTAGCAGTAGGAGGAGAAGCGGCGATCGTAATTTCTCTCTCACCATTGAAGACATTCACGATGTCGAGGAGCTCCGTGCTGTTGACGAGTTCCGTCATTTGCTCGTCTCTGAGAATTTGCTTCCTCCTACTCTTGATGATTATCACATTATGTTGAG ATTCTTGAAAGCTAGGAAGTTTGATATTGGGAAAACTAAGTTAATGTGGAGTAATATGATTCAATGGAGGAAAGATTTTGGCACAGACACAATTTTCGAG GATTTTGAGTTTGAAGAGTTAGATGAAGTTCTGAGATACTACCCTCATGGTTATCATGGTGTTGACAAAGAAGGAAGACCTGTTTACATTGAAAGATTAGGACAAGTTAATCCAACTATGCTCATGCAAGTCACTACAGTTGAAAGATTCATTAGGTATCATGTTCGAGAGTTTGAGAAAACTATCAACATTAAGCTTCCAGCTTGCTGCATTGCTGCTAAGAGACACATTGACTCTAGCACAACAATTCTAGACGTCCAAGGCGTG GGATTCAAGAACTTTTCTAAACCTGCGAGGGATCTCATAATCCAGCTGCAAAAGATTGACAATGATAACTACCCTGAG ACACTTCATCGTATGTTCATCATCAATGGTGGTTCTGGTTTTAAGCTAGTTTGGGCCACAGTGAAACAATTTCTTGATCCAAAAACAGTCACGAAGATTCAT GTTATTGGTAACAAGTACCAAAGCAAATTACTTGAGATGATTGATGCAAG CCAGCTGCCAGATTTTCTTGGTGGTACTTGCACCTGTGCCGATCGAGGTGGTTGTATGAGATCTGATAAAGGTCCCTGGAATGACCCAGAGATATTAAAG ATGGTTCAAAGTGGTGGACCGCTCTGCAGGCATAATTCAGCTCTAAACAGTTTTTCTCGTATGTCTTCGAGCGAGAAGCCATCTTTTTCAGGG ATAAAAATGAGTGACACTTCCACAGCGGAATCAGGGTCTGAAGTGGAAGAGATGGCTTCTCCAAAAGTAAATAGAGGGATTCGTATTCCCAAGCTGACTCCTGTTTGTGAAGAT ATTAGGGCCAATGGTAGATCAAATCCTACTGATTCATCAGAGTATGATTCACCAATGGTGGACAAAGTTGTGGATGTTGCTTGGATGGCCCATGAAAAGCCAAAGGCCTCAGAAG GTTCAGACTATACTCCCAGTTTTGGCAAAACAGGATTGGTTAGTCATATCTGGATGTGGCTAACCGCGTTCCTTGTAAACTTGCTTACGCTTATCGCAGCTGTGGCTCTGCCACAGAGTAAAAGACGCATTCAGTCTGAAACTTCAGTTCATGAAACAATCGCTAGAGAGTCTCTTCCCCCTTCACCGGCTTCTGCAACTACCACAGAGAGAAATGTGTTTTCTTCTGTTGTAAACCGACTAGGAGATCTTGAGAAACAGGTAGAAACACTGCACTCGAAGCGACATGAGATGCCTCCTGAGAAAGAGGAGTTGCTTAACACAGCTGTTTATCGTGTGGATGCACTTGAAGCAGAGCTCATCGCTACAAAAAAG GCTTTGCATGAGGCTTTAATGAGACAAGATGATCTTTTGGCGTACATAGAccgagaagaagatgagaagtaTCATAAGAAAAAGAAGGTGTGTTGGTGA